One part of the Vitis riparia cultivar Riparia Gloire de Montpellier isolate 1030 chromosome 6, EGFV_Vit.rip_1.0, whole genome shotgun sequence genome encodes these proteins:
- the LOC117917048 gene encoding subtilisin-like protease SBT4.6: protein MVVCLASFAGMEGVASYFQLKCPTSNNRSWDFMDFCMIIVWSAMVEVNGGASDEDRKVYIVYLGSLPQGEFSPLCQHLNILEDVLEGSSSRDSLVRSYKRSFNGFAAKLIEKEREKLCNKDGVVSIFPSNLLQLQTTRSWDFMGLSETIERKPAVESDVIIGVIDTGIWPESPSFSDEGFGPPPKKWKGVCSGGKNFTCNKKVIGAQLYNSLNDPDDSVRDRDGHGSHTASTAAGNKVKGASFYGVAEGDARGGVPSARIAVYKVCFQSGCADADVLAAFDDAISDGVDIISVSLGKRSAPNLNEDSLAIGSFHAMAKGILTLNSAGNGGPNAYSVGSVAPWMVSVAASTTDRQIITKVVLGNGTTLDGSSINTFELNGTEFPLVYGKDATRTCDEYETQLCSGDCLERSLVEGKIILCRSITGDRDAHEAGAVGSISQEFDVPSIVPFPISTLNEEEFRMIETYYISTKNPKANILKSESTKDSSAPVVASFSSRGPNTIIPEILKPDITAPGVDILAAYSPVAPVTDEAEDKRSVKYTILSGTSMSCPHVTGIAAYIKTFHPDWSPSAIQSALITTAWPMNGTTYDDGELAFGSGHVDPVKAVSPGLVYEALKADYINMMCSMGYDTKTVRLVSGDNSSCPKDTKGSPKDLNYPSMAVKVEETKSFKVEFPRTVTNFGSANSTYKATVINTNSHIKVQVNPDILSFKLEKEKKSFVVTVVGQGLDSFEAPIAAASLVWSDGTHSVRSPIVAYIDRNIG, encoded by the exons ATGGTGGTATGCTTGGCATCATTTGCAGGCATGGAGGGAGTAGCGTCATATTTCCAATTAAAATGCCCGACTTCAAACAACAGATCATGGGATTTCATGGATTTCTGCATGATTATTGTATGGAGTGCTATGGTCGAAGTTAATGGTGGTGCTAGTGATGAAGATAGAAAG GTCTATATAGTCTATCTGGGATCCCTTCCACAAGGGGAGTTCTCACCTTTGTGTCAACACCTTAATATTCTTGAAGATGTTCTTGAGGGCAG TTCTTCAAGAGACTCCTTGGTCAGAAGTTATAAGAGAAGTTTCAATGGATTTGCAGCCAAGCTCATtgaaaaagaacgagaaaaatTGTGTA ATAAGGATGGTGTGGTGTCCATTTTTCCTAGTAATCTTCTTCAACTTCAAACAACAAGATCCTGGGACTTCATGGGACTCTCTGAAACTATTGAGCGAAAGCCTGCTGTTGAGAGTGATGTTATAATTGGAGTCATTGACACAGGAATTTGGCCTGAATCACCAAGCTTCAGTGATGAAGGTTTTGGTCCACCtccaaaaaaatggaaaggtgTTTGTTCGGGTGGAAAAAATTTTACTTGCAACAA GAAGGTCATTGGAGCTCAACTTTACAATTCGCTGAATGATCCTGATGATTCTGTGAGGGACAGAGATGGTCATGGATCTCACACTGCCTCAACAGCTGCTGGCAACAAAGTAAAGGGAGCAAGCTTTTATGGGGTGGCAGAGGGAGATGCAAGAGGAGGGGTTCCCTCTGCAAGGATTGCTGTATACAAAGTTTGTTTTCAATCAGGGTGTGCAGACGCAGATGTATTGGCTGCCTTCGATGATGCTATTTCCGATGGGGTTGACATCATTTCAGTTTCTCTGGGAAAAcgaagtgctccaaatttgaaTGAAGACTCATTGGCAATTGGCTCTTTTCATGCCATGGCCAAAGGTATTTTAACCTTGAATTCTGCAGGAAATGGCGGTCCCAATGCATATTCAGTAGGAAGTGTTGCACCATGGATGGTCAGCGTAGCCGCAAGCACCACAGACCGCCAAATCATAACCAAGGTTGTTCTTGGCAATGGAACAACTTTAGAT GGTAGTTCAATTAACACTTTTGAGTTGAATGGAACCGAGTTTCCTCTTGTGTATGGAAAAGATGCAACCCGGACATGTGATGAATATGAAACCCA GCTGTGCTCTGGGGATTGTTTGGAAAGAAGTTTAGTGGAGGGAAAAATTATACTATGTAGAAGCATCACAGGAGACAGAGATGCTCATGAAGCTGGTGCAGTTGGATCAATCTCGCAAGAGTTTGATGTTCCTTCAATTGTCCCTTTTCCAATATCAACATTAAATGAGGAAGAATTTAGAATGATTGAAACTTACTACATTTCCACAAA AAATCCTAAAGCAAACATATTAAAGAGTGAATCAACCAAAGATTCTTCTGCTCCTGTAGTGGCTTCATTTTCATCAAGAGGGCCAAATACTATCATACCTGAGATTTTGAAG CCAGATATAACAGCCCCAGGAGTAGATATTTTGGCAGCATATTCCCCTGTTGCTCCAGTTACTGATGAAGCTGAAGATAAAAGGTCAGTCAAATACACCATATTATCAGGAACATCCATGTCTTGCCCCCATGTTACTGGAATTGCTGCTTATATCAAAACCTTCCATCCCGACTGGTCTCCTTCAGCCATCCAATCTGCTCTTATAACTACAG CTTGGCCCATGAATGGTACTACATATGATGATGGTGAACTCGCGTTTGGATCTGGGCATGTTGATCCAGTAAAAGCTGTAAGTCCAGGTTTAGTGTATGAAGCCCTTAAGGCTGACTACATAAACATGATGTGCAGCATGGGCTATGATACAAAGACAGTGAGACTCGTCTCAGGAGACAACAGCAGTTGTCCTAAAGACACTAAAGGTTCCCCAAAAGATCTTAATTATCCTTCGATGGCAGTTAAAGTTGAAGAAACAAAATCCTTCAAAGTTGAATTTCCAAGGACAGTAACAAATTTTGGGAGTGCAAATTCTACATATAAAGCTACAGTCATCAACACAAATTCCCATATCAAGGTTCAAGTGAATCCTGACATCCTATCTTTCAAgttagaaaaagagaagaaatcttTTGTTGTGACTGTTGTTGGACAAGGACTCGACTCATTTGAGGCACCAATAGCAGCTGCATCACTGGTGTGGTCTGATGGCACTCACAGTGTGAGAAGTCCCATCGTAGCCTACATTGATAGGAATATTGGTTAA
- the LOC117916830 gene encoding elongin-C yields MRKEDTVKLISAEGFEFVIDKRAAMVSQTIRNMLTSPGSFAEREHGEVTFPEISTTILEKICQYFYWSLQFASGKDTEFPIEPELTLELMMAANYLHT; encoded by the exons atgaggaaggaagACACTGTGAAGCTGATCAGCGCAGAGGGCTTCGAATTCGTGATCGACAAGAGGGCTGCCATGGTTTCTCAGACCATCCGGAACATGCTCACTTCTCCCG GGAGCTTTGCGGAAAGGGAACATGGAGAAGTCACTTTCCCGGAGATAAGCACCACCATTCTTGAGAAGATCTGCCAGTATTTCTACTGGTCTCTTCAATTTGCGAG TGGGAAGGATACTGAGTTTCCGATTGAACCTGAGCTTACTCTGGAGCTGATGATGGCTGCTAACTATCTTCATACTTGA